A portion of the Microlunatus phosphovorus NM-1 genome contains these proteins:
- a CDS encoding AraC family transcriptional regulator codes for MSFPDHRHDEHQLMWATRGSAMISSALGAWMIAPGAAIWMPADVTHTMSMTAPAEFHSLYLYPEVGPIGHRWTRSHSLLVDDVLAAMIRRLESRELTDSQRGRTTAVLLDLLEESPVSGATLPLPRDNRAAIVAAALLEDPSDRRELRDWADELGVSTKTLARAFQSETALTFSAWRSRARISASLAPLGAGAQVDQLAGDVGYQTSSSFIVAFRAQIGISPGAYARRASSNPTTSSVDPPDQRL; via the coding sequence GTGTCGTTCCCGGACCATCGGCATGACGAGCACCAGTTGATGTGGGCTACCCGCGGCAGCGCCATGATCTCGTCCGCACTGGGGGCCTGGATGATCGCACCAGGTGCCGCCATCTGGATGCCCGCCGACGTCACCCACACGATGTCGATGACTGCGCCCGCCGAGTTCCACAGCCTCTACCTCTACCCCGAGGTGGGGCCGATCGGGCACCGCTGGACCCGATCGCACTCCCTGCTCGTCGACGATGTCCTCGCCGCCATGATCAGGCGGCTGGAGTCACGCGAACTCACCGACTCCCAGCGGGGCCGGACCACTGCCGTGCTTCTTGACCTACTCGAGGAGTCGCCCGTCAGCGGAGCCACCCTGCCGCTGCCCCGCGACAACCGCGCCGCGATTGTCGCAGCAGCGCTGCTGGAAGATCCCTCCGACCGACGTGAGCTGCGCGACTGGGCCGACGAGCTCGGCGTCAGCACAAAGACCCTCGCACGCGCCTTTCAGAGCGAGACCGCACTCACCTTCAGCGCTTGGCGTAGCCGTGCCCGGATCAGCGCATCCCTGGCTCCCCTCGGCGCTGGCGCGCAGGTGGACCAACTCGCCGGCGACGTCGGCTACCAGACGTCGTCTTCCTTCATCGTCGCTTTCCGGGCCCAGATCGGCATCAGCCCCGGCGCGTACGCACGACGCGCCTCATCGAACCCGACGACGAGCAGCGTCGACCCACCCGACCAGCGCCTCTAG
- a CDS encoding pyridoxamine 5'-phosphate oxidase family protein: MSVVVHMVRDMPLSAHERQQFLAEPHVAALSVTAGPNRGPLTVPIWYQYAPGGLVWILTPPESRKAKLIESSGRFTLLVQRTTPTTRYVSVEGRVTDMRPSTEDEVGQMACRYLPADQVGPYIEFARHEHLIQMTPERWLSADLGSMGSS, encoded by the coding sequence ATGTCGGTGGTCGTGCATATGGTCAGAGACATGCCTCTCTCCGCCCATGAGCGCCAGCAGTTTCTAGCCGAGCCCCACGTCGCCGCGCTGTCCGTTACTGCAGGCCCAAACCGGGGGCCACTTACAGTTCCGATCTGGTACCAGTACGCGCCCGGCGGTTTGGTCTGGATCCTCACGCCGCCGGAATCGCGCAAAGCGAAGCTCATCGAGAGTTCTGGTCGATTCACGCTTCTTGTCCAACGGACGACCCCGACCACGCGGTATGTCAGCGTCGAGGGGCGGGTGACTGACATGAGGCCGTCAACTGAGGACGAGGTCGGACAGATGGCATGTCGGTATCTGCCGGCAGATCAGGTCGGGCCTTACATCGAATTCGCCCGGCATGAGCACCTGATCCAGATGACGCCTGAACGCTGGCTCTCAGCCGACTTGGGCTCGATGGGGAGTAGTTGA
- a CDS encoding aldo/keto reductase, producing MQTVTLNNGVEMPILGYGVYQIDPAHTEEAVAAALAAGYRSIDTAAAYENEEAVGAAIANSGIPRDQLFITTKLWVQDAPAEANTLGAFDASLRKLGLDYLDLYLIHQPFGDYYGQWRAMEKINKDGRARAIGVSNLPSDRLIDLCLNNTITPAVNQIETNPYHQRIADHAILTDHGVQIESWGPFADGKDGLFTNDLLLGIADKHGKTVAQITLRWMIQRGVVVIPKSANPDRMAENLNVFDFALSDDDMNQIATLDEGTSRLFNHQDPATVRWLATRRIDS from the coding sequence ATGCAGACCGTCACGCTCAACAACGGCGTCGAGATGCCGATCCTCGGCTACGGCGTCTACCAGATCGACCCCGCACACACCGAGGAAGCGGTCGCCGCGGCTCTCGCCGCCGGCTACCGATCTATCGACACCGCCGCCGCGTACGAGAACGAGGAAGCCGTCGGCGCAGCGATCGCGAACTCAGGCATCCCCCGCGACCAGCTGTTCATCACTACCAAGCTGTGGGTGCAAGACGCCCCCGCCGAAGCCAACACCCTCGGCGCGTTCGACGCCTCGCTCCGCAAGCTCGGGCTGGACTACCTCGACCTGTATCTCATCCACCAGCCCTTCGGTGACTATTACGGCCAGTGGCGGGCGATGGAGAAGATCAACAAGGACGGCCGTGCCCGCGCGATCGGTGTGTCGAACCTGCCGTCCGACCGGCTCATCGACCTGTGCCTCAACAACACCATCACACCAGCTGTCAACCAGATCGAAACGAACCCGTACCACCAACGCATCGCCGACCACGCAATCCTCACCGACCACGGCGTTCAGATCGAATCCTGGGGGCCCTTCGCCGACGGCAAAGACGGACTCTTCACCAACGACCTCCTCCTCGGCATCGCCGACAAGCACGGCAAGACCGTCGCCCAGATCACCCTCCGCTGGATGATCCAACGCGGCGTCGTCGTCATCCCCAAATCGGCCAACCCCGACCGCATGGCCGAGAACCTCAACGTGTTCGACTTTGCTCTTAGCGATGACGACATGAACCAGATCGCCACCCTCGATGAAGGCACCTCCCGGCTCTTCAACCACCAAGACCCCGCCACCGTCCGCTGGCTCGCTACCCGCCGCATCGACAGCTGA
- a CDS encoding NAD(P)H-binding protein → MTKVLVLGASGQIARHAIPLLADQGETLTLFARDTSRIHAVPEGAAVIQGDVNDRVTLAQAVRGQDVVYANLAGDIDRQAQAVVETMQAEGVQRLIFVTALGIYREVPGAFGRWNRDTIGEATLDTYAAASDTVEASTLDYTVLRPAWLSDADEINYQTTRRDEPFRGTTVSRRSVAALVADLVANPDTHIRENLGVNKPSTDGDRPVW, encoded by the coding sequence ATCACCAAGGTATTAGTCCTCGGCGCCTCCGGGCAGATCGCCCGCCACGCCATCCCGTTGCTGGCCGATCAAGGCGAAACGCTCACCCTGTTCGCTCGCGACACCAGCCGCATCCACGCCGTCCCCGAGGGTGCGGCCGTGATCCAGGGTGACGTCAACGACCGCGTGACTCTCGCCCAGGCGGTCCGCGGACAAGACGTGGTGTACGCCAACCTTGCCGGTGACATCGACCGGCAAGCCCAGGCCGTTGTCGAGACGATGCAGGCCGAGGGCGTGCAGCGCCTGATCTTCGTCACCGCGCTCGGCATCTACCGCGAGGTGCCCGGCGCGTTCGGCCGCTGGAACCGCGACACCATCGGCGAAGCCACTCTCGATACCTATGCCGCCGCCTCCGACACCGTCGAGGCGTCGACACTGGACTACACCGTGCTGCGGCCGGCGTGGCTGTCCGACGCCGACGAGATCAACTACCAGACCACCCGACGCGACGAGCCCTTCCGCGGCACCACCGTGTCACGCAGAAGCGTCGCCGCGCTGGTCGCCGACCTCGTGGCGAACCCGGACACGCACATCCGGGAGAACCTCGGCGTGAACAAACCCAGCACCGACGGCGACCGCCCCGTCTGGTAG
- a CDS encoding alpha/beta hydrolase → MPSIEHVTFKNRDMFWEIAADIYLPPHFDPDRQFPTIVVAHPIGSCKEQTSGEIFSARLAEQGFVAVAFDASFQGASGGDPRAIEDPTLRIEDFRHVADFLGATDYYKTDRGAKPHGRNQTLRSHLGSGYGWDAFHLAEELLTQPLLVIVGSVPGGFGAYRDGHEIVRRARSQQKELVVIDGWSHYDLYDKPEPVAQAMAKLVPFFTKNL, encoded by the coding sequence ATGCCGAGCATCGAGCACGTCACGTTCAAGAACCGCGACATGTTCTGGGAGATCGCGGCAGACATCTACCTCCCGCCGCACTTCGATCCAGATCGTCAGTTCCCGACGATTGTGGTGGCCCACCCGATCGGCTCCTGCAAGGAGCAGACCTCGGGTGAGATCTTCTCCGCCCGGCTGGCCGAACAGGGCTTCGTCGCCGTCGCGTTCGACGCGAGCTTCCAAGGTGCCTCCGGCGGTGACCCTCGCGCAATCGAGGACCCGACCCTGCGAATCGAAGACTTCCGCCACGTCGCCGACTTCCTGGGCGCGACCGACTACTACAAGACCGATCGCGGGGCCAAGCCTCACGGTCGCAACCAGACCCTGCGCTCTCACCTGGGATCCGGCTACGGCTGGGATGCGTTCCACCTCGCCGAAGAACTGCTCACCCAACCGCTGTTGGTGATCGTGGGCAGCGTGCCCGGCGGCTTCGGCGCGTACCGTGACGGCCACGAGATCGTGCGCCGAGCCCGCTCCCAGCAGAAGGAACTCGTCGTCATCGATGGCTGGTCGCACTACGACCTGTACGACAAGCCGGAGCCGGTCGCCCAGGCGATGGCGAAGCTCGTCCCGTTCTTCACCAAGAACCTCTGA
- a CDS encoding helix-turn-helix transcriptional regulator: MEGSRQVRDFLMSRRARVTPEQAGLPAGGGRRRVSGLRREEVAVLAGVSTEYYAQIERGDIARASEEILEAIASALQLDDVERQHLIDLAYAARLRPRRPMASGRVPPNVQRMLDAMPDLPAMIQNARLDLLATNALGRALYADVYAHHRGPRVANMACYLFLQESSHEMFPDWNAVADDAVAMLQAASARTPRTKSLVELIGQLSTASVDFRAKWATRNVSAHRRGRKRIRHPEVGELALEYEALELPGTRGLQMVTFLPVPGSPAEDALRLLGSWTATRRARPDDSAQLDAGTTPGHA; this comes from the coding sequence ATGGAGGGGTCGCGGCAGGTCAGGGATTTCTTGATGTCGAGGCGGGCCCGGGTGACACCGGAGCAGGCCGGGCTGCCGGCCGGCGGTGGGAGACGCCGGGTGAGTGGGCTGCGTCGTGAGGAGGTCGCCGTCCTGGCCGGTGTAAGTACGGAGTACTACGCGCAGATCGAACGAGGCGATATCGCCCGGGCCTCGGAAGAGATCTTGGAGGCGATCGCTTCGGCCCTCCAGTTGGATGACGTCGAGCGGCAGCATCTGATCGACCTGGCGTACGCAGCGCGATTACGTCCCCGCCGTCCGATGGCGTCGGGTCGGGTGCCGCCGAATGTGCAGCGGATGCTGGATGCGATGCCGGACCTGCCGGCCATGATCCAAAACGCCCGGCTCGACCTGCTCGCCACCAACGCCCTCGGACGCGCGCTGTACGCCGACGTCTACGCCCACCACCGTGGGCCCCGCGTCGCGAACATGGCCTGCTACCTGTTCCTTCAGGAGAGTAGCCACGAGATGTTCCCCGACTGGAACGCGGTCGCCGACGATGCGGTCGCGATGCTGCAAGCGGCATCGGCCCGCACCCCGCGCACGAAGTCGCTCGTGGAGCTGATCGGTCAGCTCTCGACGGCGAGCGTGGACTTCCGTGCGAAGTGGGCGACGCGGAACGTCTCGGCCCACCGTCGTGGGAGGAAGCGCATCCGTCATCCAGAGGTGGGGGAGCTCGCCCTGGAGTACGAGGCGTTGGAGTTGCCCGGTACCCGGGGCCTGCAGATGGTGACGTTCCTGCCCGTGCCGGGCTCGCCGGCCGAGGACGCGCTACGGCTACTGGGCAGCTGGACCGCCACGCGCCGGGCCCGTCCTGACGACTCGGCGCAACTCGACGCAGGCACAACACCCGGCCACGCCTAG
- a CDS encoding helix-turn-helix domain-containing protein, with the protein MTSSVEAQRAVDRLAAAANLSVLVEDVRQRPMWWSTRGAVDPSRASTILDRRVDPLAAEVIPRFGIREAEGPVRTPDLPDRGMLARWCMPARHQGRLMGYVWVLDPDDALGRAGLLPVLIECAEIAGDALAAVASAELDRRLRRDELIGMLLTRSDPDAAAELARIEHLPHDVAVQVEAPARAGGWRLPGAMSAHVVRRRPRPATSGDPLPLADLKVAADRALAVVRVIAAGATLKAPTWNCLGGWRLVVAAPPELAVSAVHPAVEVLRTQPRDDLLVTARVVLDHGADVAVAAADLHLHRTTLYYRLERIQQLTGVRLLGGGETADLHLALWLDAYRRVAD; encoded by the coding sequence GTGACTTCGTCCGTAGAGGCCCAAAGGGCTGTCGACCGGCTCGCGGCTGCAGCGAATCTGTCGGTGCTGGTGGAGGACGTTCGGCAACGTCCGATGTGGTGGAGCACGCGTGGTGCGGTGGACCCGAGTCGGGCATCGACGATCCTCGATCGCCGGGTTGATCCGCTGGCCGCCGAAGTGATCCCCCGTTTCGGCATCCGGGAAGCGGAAGGTCCGGTGCGCACGCCGGACCTGCCGGATCGTGGAATGTTGGCCCGATGGTGCATGCCCGCTCGCCACCAAGGCCGCCTGATGGGCTACGTCTGGGTCCTAGATCCCGATGATGCGCTCGGCCGGGCCGGGCTGCTACCGGTGTTGATCGAGTGTGCGGAGATCGCCGGCGACGCGCTGGCGGCGGTCGCGAGCGCGGAGCTGGATCGACGACTGCGCCGCGACGAGCTGATCGGCATGCTGCTGACCCGGTCCGACCCAGACGCTGCCGCCGAACTGGCTCGGATCGAGCATCTGCCCCACGATGTTGCGGTCCAGGTGGAAGCTCCCGCGCGTGCCGGTGGCTGGCGGCTGCCGGGCGCGATGAGCGCGCACGTCGTACGACGTCGTCCCCGGCCTGCCACCAGCGGGGACCCACTGCCGCTGGCCGACCTCAAGGTGGCCGCGGACCGGGCGCTGGCAGTGGTTCGGGTCATCGCGGCCGGTGCGACGCTCAAGGCGCCCACCTGGAACTGCCTGGGCGGGTGGCGGCTCGTCGTGGCCGCGCCGCCGGAGCTGGCGGTGTCGGCGGTACACCCGGCCGTCGAGGTGCTGCGCACGCAACCGAGGGACGATCTCCTGGTCACCGCTCGAGTGGTGCTGGACCATGGCGCAGACGTGGCCGTGGCCGCGGCCGATCTCCACCTGCATCGGACGACGCTGTACTACCGGCTGGAGCGGATCCAGCAGTTGACCGGGGTCAGACTGTTGGGTGGCGGTGAGACCGCCGACCTTCACCTGGCTCTGTGGCTCGACGCCTATCGCCGGGTCGCCGACTGA
- a CDS encoding NAD(P)/FAD-dependent oxidoreductase — protein MNPGTADVVVVGAGIVGVCAAAELAERGAKVVLLEKESGPAREGSGRAQGSLRVQGRHGSELALAREALDRWHAAAQDGDFELVRGGNLYLQTRPEEATLLTALVDEARRVGFDSVELLTPDQVREHVPAATGDFLGAMWSPTDAQCQPDQGTAHFAARAERHGADLRYGAKATRLIETGGRIRGVDTANGPIHAGAVVLAGGVWTPYLARTVGLRVPIMPVVMSELETEPVEPLFAATLRAFGFGARQRPNGQVVVSAGLNARVRHGVSLSDLDGLRHWAPRAWSFRKSIGLRLDWRRIGQQIRHRKVIHPALIPDTSPEPTVDLPLVDASLARLATVIPALRTARRARSWGGLVDMTPDGLPIIDAPGPAGLVTITGLCGHGFTLGPALGATAADLATTGRTERDLTAFTLNRFDGKVAQPQLLI, from the coding sequence ATGAACCCCGGAACGGCGGACGTGGTGGTGGTCGGCGCCGGCATCGTCGGAGTCTGTGCGGCCGCCGAACTGGCCGAACGTGGAGCCAAGGTCGTGCTGCTGGAGAAGGAGTCCGGTCCGGCCCGTGAGGGGTCCGGTCGGGCTCAGGGTTCGCTGCGAGTTCAGGGGCGCCACGGATCGGAGCTGGCGTTGGCCCGCGAAGCGCTGGACCGCTGGCACGCCGCAGCCCAGGACGGTGACTTCGAGCTGGTCCGCGGCGGCAATCTCTACCTGCAGACCCGACCCGAGGAGGCGACCCTGCTCACCGCCCTGGTTGACGAGGCCCGCCGGGTCGGGTTCGACAGCGTGGAACTGCTCACCCCCGATCAGGTACGCGAGCACGTCCCCGCCGCAACCGGGGATTTCCTCGGCGCGATGTGGAGCCCGACCGACGCCCAGTGCCAGCCTGACCAGGGCACCGCACACTTCGCCGCCCGAGCCGAACGGCACGGCGCCGACCTCCGCTACGGAGCCAAGGCGACCCGGCTGATCGAGACCGGCGGTCGAATCCGCGGCGTCGACACCGCGAACGGGCCGATCCATGCGGGCGCTGTCGTGCTCGCCGGCGGGGTCTGGACCCCGTACCTGGCCCGGACAGTCGGGTTGCGGGTGCCGATCATGCCCGTGGTCATGTCCGAGCTGGAGACCGAACCGGTCGAGCCGTTGTTCGCCGCCACCCTGCGCGCGTTCGGGTTCGGCGCCCGACAACGCCCCAACGGTCAGGTCGTGGTCAGCGCAGGACTGAACGCCCGGGTCCGGCACGGCGTCTCACTGTCCGATCTGGACGGTCTGCGCCACTGGGCCCCGCGAGCCTGGTCGTTCCGCAAGTCGATCGGACTGCGGCTGGACTGGCGACGGATCGGACAGCAGATCCGGCACCGCAAGGTGATCCACCCGGCGCTCATTCCCGACACCTCGCCGGAGCCGACCGTCGACCTCCCCCTCGTCGATGCGTCGCTGGCCCGGCTGGCCACCGTCATCCCGGCCCTGCGCACCGCCCGGCGTGCTCGCTCCTGGGGCGGACTGGTCGACATGACCCCGGACGGACTGCCGATCATCGACGCCCCCGGCCCGGCCGGCCTGGTCACCATCACCGGCCTGTGCGGTCATGGCTTCACCCTCGGCCCGGCCCTCGGGGCGACCGCCGCCGACCTGGCCACGACCGGACGGACGGAACGCGACCTCACCGCATTCACCTTGAACCGGTTCGACGGCAAGGTCGCCCAACCGCAATTGCTGATCTGA
- a CDS encoding mandelate racemase/muconate lactonizing enzyme family protein translates to MKITAVEAIPLKATFAQTFRFGTTDRTTSPNVVVIIRTDDGAVGYGEACPVPAFTSETQHSIVELIAERVAPVLIGRDPMQHVPLLADVARVLKFAPFTVTAIDTALYDLAGRALGVPVSTLLGGAFRDRVAVHGSVGWDEDPAAMADLAVEQAATYTSIKTYAGRGELGADLDRLQAIRDAIGPEIALFVDVNGMWQPSDLVRALPRVPEIGLSMLEQPLPVQSTGLLTTLVGQLRVDICADESVRTVTDAARLAADRTATVINLGHSKLGGPTAARQAAQVADAAGLGLMVGSVIEMGIATAMGLHLAAALPRLAYPAYLMGPLKYRQVIATPQVEVIGSAIAVPTGPGLGVDVDEAALRRLDARR, encoded by the coding sequence GTGAAGATCACCGCGGTCGAAGCCATCCCGCTGAAGGCGACTTTCGCTCAGACGTTCCGGTTCGGCACCACCGACCGCACCACCTCGCCGAACGTGGTCGTGATCATCCGGACCGACGACGGTGCGGTGGGCTATGGGGAGGCGTGTCCGGTTCCGGCGTTCACCTCCGAGACCCAGCACTCGATCGTCGAGCTGATCGCCGAGCGGGTCGCGCCGGTACTCATCGGCCGCGACCCGATGCAGCATGTGCCGCTGCTGGCCGACGTGGCCCGGGTGCTGAAGTTCGCGCCGTTCACCGTGACCGCCATCGATACCGCGCTGTACGACCTGGCCGGCCGCGCGCTTGGTGTGCCGGTGTCCACGCTGCTCGGCGGTGCCTTCCGGGACCGAGTCGCGGTGCACGGCTCGGTCGGCTGGGACGAGGACCCGGCGGCCATGGCCGACCTCGCCGTCGAGCAGGCCGCGACCTACACCTCGATCAAGACCTACGCGGGCCGCGGCGAACTGGGCGCCGACCTGGACCGGCTGCAGGCGATCCGCGATGCCATCGGCCCCGAGATCGCGCTGTTCGTCGACGTCAACGGCATGTGGCAGCCCAGCGATCTGGTCCGGGCGTTGCCCCGGGTGCCCGAGATCGGGTTGTCGATGCTCGAGCAGCCGCTCCCGGTGCAGTCCACCGGCCTTTTGACCACCCTGGTCGGGCAGCTACGGGTCGACATCTGCGCCGACGAGTCGGTGCGGACGGTCACCGACGCGGCCCGGCTGGCTGCCGATCGCACGGCAACCGTGATCAACCTCGGGCACTCCAAGCTCGGCGGTCCGACCGCCGCCCGGCAGGCCGCGCAGGTCGCCGACGCGGCCGGCCTGGGGCTGATGGTCGGCAGCGTCATCGAGATGGGCATCGCCACGGCCATGGGTCTGCACCTCGCCGCGGCGCTGCCGCGGCTGGCCTACCCCGCGTACCTGATGGGCCCGCTGAAGTACCGGCAGGTGATCGCCACCCCGCAGGTCGAGGTGATCGGTTCGGCCATTGCCGTGCCGACCGGTCCAGGTCTCGGCGTGGACGTCGACGAGGCCGCACTGCGCCGACTGGACGCCCGCCGATGA
- a CDS encoding choline dehydrogenase — protein MSPTYDYVVIGAGSAGCIVASRLSEDPTVQVLLVEAGGTDRRPELIMPAALPFAYQNAGIQWGFRAGPEPELSGRSTEEKQGKVLGGTSSINAMIFNRGNPLDYEGWAAQGLPDWDYAHCLPYFRKMETFAEGGNEWRGDSGPMQVSRCAAEHQLYDAFLISGEQAGQQVASDHNGFRQEGLHIAQSSIHRGLRWSTARGFLRPAIRRPNLHLLTRTQVTKIVVSGGVATGIGYADGSRTNVVHAHREVIVSAGAFNSPKLLLLSGIGPGEELRRHGIEMVSELPAVGRSLENHPGVDVQWSVDDADSLTSQVGPIGQVKLAAQWAVLRRGLGASNFFEAGAFLRTDESQPFPNVQYEFLPLTRKLVGRRLVPVPGFQFWMDLSRPLSRGSVTLRSSDPAAAPSIVFNHLAQRQDLLDLVAAIRLIRGVVSQPAFARYNKGELHPGSDCRSDADLEAFVRAKLGTSYHPSGSCRMGTGDDSVVDQQGRVHTVGRLRVVDASIMPRVPTCNLNAPTMMIAEKLSDAILGRPALAPSTANFYRTEAA, from the coding sequence GTGAGTCCTACCTATGACTACGTGGTGATCGGGGCCGGCTCGGCCGGCTGCATCGTGGCCTCCCGGCTGAGTGAGGACCCGACGGTGCAGGTGCTGCTGGTCGAGGCCGGCGGTACCGACCGGCGACCGGAGTTGATCATGCCTGCGGCGCTGCCGTTCGCCTATCAGAACGCCGGCATCCAGTGGGGCTTTCGGGCCGGCCCGGAGCCGGAGCTGTCTGGCCGCAGTACTGAGGAGAAGCAAGGCAAGGTGCTGGGCGGCACCTCGTCGATCAATGCGATGATCTTCAACCGGGGCAATCCGCTGGACTATGAGGGTTGGGCTGCGCAGGGCTTACCGGATTGGGACTACGCCCACTGTCTGCCCTACTTCCGCAAGATGGAGACCTTCGCCGAGGGCGGGAACGAGTGGCGCGGCGACTCGGGGCCGATGCAGGTCAGTCGATGCGCGGCCGAGCACCAGCTGTACGACGCGTTCCTGATCAGCGGGGAGCAGGCCGGCCAACAGGTGGCGTCGGACCATAACGGCTTTCGCCAGGAAGGACTGCACATCGCCCAGTCGTCGATCCACCGGGGATTGCGCTGGAGCACCGCGCGCGGCTTCCTGCGGCCGGCCATTCGGCGGCCGAACCTGCACCTGTTGACCCGGACCCAGGTCACCAAGATTGTCGTGAGCGGCGGCGTGGCTACCGGGATCGGGTACGCCGACGGCAGCCGGACCAACGTCGTGCACGCCCACCGCGAGGTGATCGTCTCGGCCGGCGCGTTCAACTCGCCCAAGCTGCTGCTGCTGTCGGGAATCGGGCCGGGGGAGGAATTGCGCCGGCACGGCATCGAGATGGTCAGTGAGCTGCCGGCGGTGGGTCGGAGTCTGGAGAACCATCCCGGCGTCGACGTGCAGTGGTCGGTCGATGACGCCGACTCGCTGACCAGCCAGGTCGGGCCGATCGGTCAGGTCAAGCTGGCCGCGCAGTGGGCGGTGCTGCGGCGGGGTCTGGGGGCGAGCAACTTCTTCGAAGCGGGCGCGTTCCTGCGGACGGATGAGTCGCAGCCGTTCCCCAACGTGCAGTACGAGTTCCTCCCGTTGACCCGCAAGCTGGTCGGCCGCAGGCTTGTGCCAGTCCCGGGGTTCCAGTTCTGGATGGATCTGTCCCGGCCGCTCAGCCGGGGTTCGGTCACTCTGCGTTCCTCCGATCCGGCCGCGGCGCCGTCGATCGTGTTCAATCATCTGGCGCAGCGGCAGGACCTGCTCGATCTGGTGGCAGCGATTCGGCTGATCCGTGGTGTCGTCTCTCAGCCGGCCTTCGCCCGCTACAACAAGGGCGAGCTCCATCCCGGCTCGGACTGCCGGAGTGATGCCGATCTCGAGGCCTTTGTCCGGGCCAAGCTCGGCACCTCCTACCACCCGTCGGGAAGCTGCCGGATGGGTACCGGCGACGACTCGGTGGTCGACCAGCAGGGCCGGGTCCACACGGTCGGCCGGCTCCGCGTGGTCGACGCCTCGATCATGCCCCGAGTCCCGACCTGCAACCTCAACGCGCCGACCATGATGATTGCCGAGAAGCTGTCCGACGCCATCCTCGGCCGGCCGGCGCTCGCCCCGTCCACGGCCAACTTCTACCGAACGGAGGCGGCGTGA